A region of Ignavibacteriota bacterium DNA encodes the following proteins:
- the gatD gene encoding Glu-tRNA(Gln) amidotransferase subunit GatD yields MDEKELFKGYSGNTLEVLKKFNALVWSDIDVETNDGSFYSGIILPRSETSDDKHLVIKMATGYNIGIRAEKISKINIKGRKVAHYKIPEKEFPYDKGKPRVKLFGTGGTIASRLDYRTGAVIPAFSPGELYGSVPELADYCNLETVKLYGVFSENMGPEQWIGTAKAIAEEIESGVQGIVIGHGTDTMHHTAAILSFMIQNSPVPIVMVGSQRSSDRPSSDAALNLIHSVKAAAESDIAEVQVCMFGPTSDSYGLLHRGTRVRKMHSSYRSTFRTIGDIPLAMINREKITPLRQDYSRRRKDTDFQLMPYFEERVGMVYYYPNMMPDMIDSMVEKGYKGIVIAGTGLGHVNKPLYPALKRAQDAGVAVYMTVQTLWGYVQMYVYETGREMMELGVVPTANMLPEVAFMKLCWALGQTPDLEEVKNIMLTPVNGEITEREPSNGYLVLQGGIPEVEEFISKYRK; encoded by the coding sequence ATGGACGAGAAAGAATTATTCAAAGGATATTCAGGAAATACTCTTGAAGTGCTCAAGAAGTTCAATGCTTTGGTCTGGAGTGATATAGATGTCGAAACCAATGACGGTTCTTTTTATTCCGGTATTATACTCCCACGCTCCGAAACATCTGATGATAAGCACCTCGTTATAAAAATGGCTACAGGTTATAATATTGGTATCAGAGCCGAAAAAATTTCTAAAATCAACATCAAAGGAAGAAAAGTAGCTCATTACAAGATTCCTGAAAAAGAATTTCCTTATGATAAAGGTAAACCAAGAGTTAAACTTTTCGGAACTGGCGGCACTATAGCAAGTCGCCTTGACTACAGGACAGGTGCAGTAATTCCGGCATTCTCTCCGGGTGAGTTATATGGCTCAGTGCCCGAACTTGCTGATTACTGTAATCTCGAAACTGTCAAATTATATGGTGTATTCAGTGAAAATATGGGACCTGAACAGTGGATCGGTACTGCCAAAGCCATTGCCGAGGAAATAGAAAGCGGAGTTCAGGGAATTGTAATCGGTCATGGAACCGATACTATGCATCATACAGCAGCGATTTTATCATTTATGATACAGAATTCCCCTGTTCCTATCGTAATGGTTGGCTCTCAGCGTTCCTCTGACCGACCATCTTCGGATGCAGCTTTGAATTTGATACACAGCGTTAAGGCTGCAGCTGAATCTGATATTGCTGAAGTTCAGGTCTGCATGTTTGGACCTACATCGGATAGTTACGGCTTGTTGCATCGTGGCACCCGTGTCAGGAAGATGCACTCATCTTATCGCTCTACTTTCAGAACAATTGGAGATATTCCACTTGCAATGATTAATCGCGAAAAAATTACTCCACTCCGTCAGGACTACAGCCGTCGCCGAAAGGATACTGATTTTCAGCTTATGCCATATTTTGAAGAGCGAGTCGGAATGGTCTACTATTATCCTAATATGATGCCTGATATGATTGATTCTATGGTCGAGAAAGGTTACAAAGGTATAGTTATTGCCGGTACAGGTCTTGGGCATGTCAACAAACCTCTTTATCCTGCTCTCAAAAGGGCTCAGGATGCCGGTGTTGCCGTATATATGACGGTTCAGACTCTATGGGGTTATGTTCAGATGTATGTTTATGAAACAGGACGTGAAATGATGGAATTGGGTGTTGTGCCTACCGCTAATATGCTGCCTGAGGTTGCATTTATGAAATTATGCTGGGCTTTAGGGCAGACTCCTGACCTCGAAGAAGTCAAAAATATTATGCTTACACCTGTAAATGGTGAAATTACTGAACGTGAGCCATCGAACGGATATCTTGTTTTACAAGGCGGTATTCCTGAAGTGGAAGAATTTATATCTAAATACAGAAAATAG
- a CDS encoding DUF3298 domain-containing protein, with amino-acid sequence MKNFTKYSFFYIILVIASFLTNACSETTRQYRETRINYDSLAASIPKSDTLTILEKQQNDTNSILKYYISVIYPELIHYDNEKAQKKVNLGISGKLTEIIEMFVMDQEFMFADTTGMNLPEDFDEFESRYSFLAIDYELINNSRDLMSLILNIEKYIAFAAHPISYHKSLNFDMSSGEEIDLYNFISVNDSLFLDKLSEVSFNKITAMNLSDSVWIRNGLLPLWDNFKNYNITRDSLYLTFDVYQVAPYAVGPVRVSYSWQELIDSTRNHDEDVIIVE; translated from the coding sequence TTGAAAAATTTTACTAAATATTCATTTTTTTATATAATTTTGGTAATTGCTTCTTTTCTAACGAATGCCTGCAGCGAGACAACAAGGCAATACCGTGAAACAAGAATTAATTACGATTCACTTGCTGCGTCCATACCCAAAAGCGACACTTTGACGATACTTGAAAAGCAACAAAATGATACCAACTCAATCCTGAAATATTACATCTCGGTGATTTATCCTGAATTAATTCATTATGATAATGAAAAAGCTCAGAAAAAAGTCAACTTGGGAATATCCGGCAAATTGACCGAAATTATTGAAATGTTTGTTATGGATCAGGAGTTCATGTTTGCAGATACAACTGGAATGAATCTTCCTGAAGATTTTGATGAATTTGAATCAAGATATAGTTTTCTTGCAATAGATTATGAATTAATCAATAATTCACGCGATTTGATGAGTTTGATTTTAAATATAGAAAAATACATAGCTTTTGCTGCTCATCCGATTTCATACCATAAATCATTGAATTTCGATATGAGTAGCGGTGAAGAAATTGATTTATATAATTTCATATCCGTAAATGACTCTTTGTTTTTAGACAAGTTATCTGAAGTCAGTTTCAACAAAATTACCGCAATGAATTTGTCTGATTCTGTTTGGATTAGAAATGGGTTACTACCCCTTTGGGATAATTTTAAAAATTACAACATCACTCGCGACAGCTTATATCTTACATTTGATGTTTATCAAGTAGCTCCTTACGCAGTTGGTCCTGTCAGAGTTTCATATTCCTGGCAGGAGCTGATTGATTCGACCCGTAATCATGACGAAGACGTAATTATCGTCGAATAA
- the xth gene encoding exodeoxyribonuclease III, with protein sequence MKIISWNVNGIRSINGQNPSKKFDKITKENKLFDFINRENPDIICIQETKADLEQLNEDLKYPPGYYGFYHSSRSKKGYSGVVTYSKIQPKSHNISIGIEKFDIEGRIVETEFDEFILLNVYFPNGTSGMHRVDYKLEFYDALFNYLEPHRKSGKRLIICGDYNTAHHEIDLARPKENIDTSGFMPIEREKLDKIVGLGYVDTFRQFNNEPNHYTWWSNRARARENNVGWRIDYHFVTENLMPLVTNSYHLPSEEGSDHCPIVLEIN encoded by the coding sequence ATGAAAATTATAAGCTGGAATGTAAATGGGATTCGTTCAATAAATGGTCAGAATCCATCGAAGAAGTTTGACAAAATTACAAAAGAAAATAAATTATTTGATTTTATTAATCGTGAAAATCCCGATATTATATGTATTCAGGAAACAAAAGCCGACTTAGAACAGCTAAATGAAGACTTGAAATATCCACCGGGATACTACGGTTTTTATCATTCTTCAAGATCAAAGAAAGGATACAGCGGTGTTGTAACATATTCAAAAATTCAACCTAAAAGTCATAATATTAGTATTGGAATTGAAAAGTTCGATATAGAAGGAAGAATCGTCGAAACAGAATTTGATGAATTTATTTTATTGAATGTATATTTCCCGAATGGCACATCCGGAATGCATCGTGTTGACTATAAGCTTGAATTTTATGACGCACTTTTTAATTATCTCGAACCCCACAGAAAATCCGGGAAAAGATTAATTATATGTGGCGATTACAACACAGCACATCACGAAATTGACCTTGCAAGACCGAAAGAAAATATTGATACATCAGGTTTTATGCCGATTGAACGTGAAAAGCTTGATAAAATAGTAGGGCTTGGATATGTGGATACATTTCGACAGTTCAACAATGAGCCTAATCACTACACATGGTGGAGCAACCGGGCAAGAGCACGTGAGAATAACGTAGGCTGGAGAATTGATTACCACTTTGTTACTGAGAATTTAATGCCACTTGTAACTAATTCTTACCACCTGCCTTCTGAGGAAGGCTCAGACCACTGCCCGATAGTTTTGGAAATAAATTAA
- a CDS encoding T9SS type A sorting domain-containing protein yields the protein MLPQVTMGEINPNSIKQSYSFIENKGQWDSDVLFLAKSNSLRVWITKKSMVFEQFEVETTSEIDRNSMQNKEIKAYAIALEFQKSKIPDFEKIGEGKTKLNYFVGNDKSKHKTGVMQYEEVMLKGIYDGIDMRYYFDDGEVRYDYIVQPYADPTQIELEIKGAQENKLENGELVMKTSLKPVVKQGLYAYQKNSDDSKQTVNSSFVLTGNKLKLNIGEYDKSKVLVIDPLTMAESYIITNSGSPEYLYDMVLDANGDIYFCGHVFDERFPNAGAFNGGTDVIIGKIHSDLTGYDWMTLFGGEETECAAAIEVDDDYIYIVGRTGSDETSFPLLHPIFDEYTYFIHGSNILQNNFFAVFGKTDRNLKFSTYLSTAVDVSGNPDIKVSSSGKVYITGTFFNKDQDPAYYQLNEITTQTIFGNYSGFGFIVGLEPEFNPHFHYDLMFSSIFCGDGSTTIEAIDIDEDNYIYITGNTCSSSSSFDISHGAYISNKPINTEMGFITKLRYNSMENQNLQILYNSYTGEVLPDYCIMGSHIGAKCIMVKNGTIHIGGSVRTDGIEKTTNAYDTTYSTTQTVYDPFEAFVQVFEPNGNLYNLSYSSYFGGTGSSVITSLDYDDECNSILFAGNTTTAIESSDYYGADIMLPFVSPNSIMVGSINTNLTSTNTLTKLAYIYSDADWNTGETIKFNQSENLIYLAGNKRITTSDQDMAFYTLNKRPCTIAQNCNCGMLYNPDEWLTFGNEEEPITPEDTVCLINLSLDIPPPYDACFSHFKIVVNNLIGGEIINSEIMSIHHFHTYVNQYSLRFGEETVVVLTLFRHEDDNEPCIINKIYKCPCDCPEEMEDWFTMTIGPMPDSCETDCYVQHNLNIPEHFDCFQFYYYSNPLQGIEAGEEPYCLEDEPITQFDGCIGYGEMSVAVITLLRYPGDPDPCILEYFVQCDSNIVIPDWIPLPCDTSCAISYDLDSLTYTSDICPNCIIQVWFRSRVNCEDEQELEVFGIRYWSVECNFCDEEVLFKEAVYRIIKLNPMGFEPVSIGCDLTWRVGIGSCWAWISQFNYTISVEIIRDPTTGFISFDIKIIPHEFKIHKKCDDTDCCSMLIEVCRDLNTDVTITPIWGPDEWQECDPHMIFDIWGRGYLCYPKCDWFYEWYPPLIEPKDDNFINHLNHSVNQQNNYISSIKDESVLKNTEATIIIYDLIGRQVLSRQITITNNATESILSISDLNSGVYRYVIMIDGKVVKSDKIIITK from the coding sequence ATGTTGCCTCAGGTTACTATGGGAGAAATTAATCCAAACAGCATCAAGCAGAGTTATTCATTCATTGAGAATAAGGGACAATGGGATTCCGATGTTCTGTTTCTTGCAAAGAGTAACTCGCTCCGAGTTTGGATTACTAAAAAATCAATGGTATTTGAGCAGTTTGAAGTAGAAACTACAAGTGAAATTGACAGAAATTCTATGCAAAATAAGGAAATTAAAGCTTATGCAATTGCACTTGAATTTCAAAAATCTAAAATTCCAGATTTTGAAAAAATCGGTGAAGGAAAAACAAAACTGAATTACTTTGTTGGTAATGACAAATCCAAACACAAAACCGGAGTAATGCAATACGAAGAAGTAATGCTGAAAGGCATTTATGACGGTATTGACATGCGGTACTACTTTGATGATGGAGAAGTTCGATATGACTATATTGTTCAGCCTTATGCTGACCCAACGCAAATCGAACTTGAAATCAAAGGGGCGCAGGAAAACAAACTCGAAAATGGTGAACTTGTGATGAAAACAAGTCTGAAGCCAGTTGTAAAGCAAGGTTTGTACGCTTATCAGAAAAATTCTGACGATAGCAAGCAAACAGTTAATTCATCTTTCGTACTCACTGGCAATAAACTAAAACTGAATATTGGTGAATATGATAAGTCAAAAGTTTTGGTAATTGATCCGCTGACAATGGCTGAATCATATATTATCACAAACTCCGGCAGTCCTGAATATCTTTACGATATGGTATTGGATGCAAATGGTGATATTTATTTCTGTGGTCATGTATTTGATGAGAGATTTCCTAATGCAGGAGCATTTAACGGTGGGACAGATGTTATTATTGGAAAAATACACTCTGATTTAACTGGATATGATTGGATGACTCTATTCGGTGGAGAAGAGACTGAATGTGCTGCAGCAATTGAGGTGGACGATGATTACATATATATTGTTGGTAGAACAGGTTCTGATGAAACAAGTTTTCCATTACTTCACCCAATTTTTGATGAGTATACTTATTTTATTCATGGATCTAATATACTTCAAAATAATTTTTTTGCTGTATTTGGCAAAACAGATAGAAATTTAAAATTTAGTACTTATCTTAGTACGGCTGTAGATGTATCAGGTAATCCTGATATTAAGGTGTCTTCAAGTGGAAAAGTTTACATAACAGGTACTTTTTTTAATAAGGATCAGGATCCAGCTTATTATCAATTAAATGAAATAACAACGCAGACTATTTTTGGCAATTATTCTGGGTTTGGTTTTATTGTGGGTTTAGAACCAGAATTTAATCCCCATTTTCATTATGATTTAATGTTCTCTTCAATATTTTGTGGTGATGGAAGTACAACAATAGAAGCAATTGATATTGATGAAGATAATTATATTTATATTACAGGTAATACTTGTAGTTCAAGTTCAAGTTTTGATATAAGTCATGGAGCATATATCTCAAATAAACCTATTAACACAGAAATGGGTTTCATAACAAAATTAAGATATAATTCAATGGAAAATCAAAACTTACAAATACTATATAATTCATATACCGGTGAGGTACTACCAGATTATTGTATTATGGGTTCTCACATTGGTGCAAAATGTATCATGGTAAAAAATGGAACAATTCATATTGGTGGTTCCGTAAGAACTGATGGTATAGAAAAGACTACAAATGCTTATGACACTACCTACAGTACTACTCAAACTGTCTATGACCCTTTTGAAGCATTTGTACAAGTATTTGAGCCTAATGGGAACTTGTATAATCTGTCATATTCAAGTTATTTTGGTGGAACTGGTTCAAGCGTTATTACTTCATTAGATTATGATGATGAATGTAATTCAATTTTATTTGCCGGTAATACTACAACTGCGATTGAAAGTTCTGATTATTATGGCGCTGATATAATGCTACCTTTTGTATCTCCTAACTCAATAATGGTTGGTTCAATTAATACGAACTTAACATCTACAAATACACTTACAAAACTTGCTTATATTTATAGCGATGCCGATTGGAATACGGGAGAAACTATAAAATTCAATCAAAGTGAAAATTTGATTTATCTTGCAGGCAATAAGAGAATCACAACTTCTGATCAGGACATGGCTTTTTACACTTTGAATAAGCGACCCTGTACAATAGCTCAAAATTGTAATTGTGGAATGTTATATAATCCTGATGAGTGGCTTACTTTCGGAAACGAAGAAGAACCAATAACCCCCGAAGATACTGTATGTTTGATTAATTTAAGTTTAGATATTCCTCCTCCTTATGATGCTTGTTTCTCACACTTTAAGATAGTGGTAAATAATCTGATTGGTGGGGAAATTATAAATTCAGAAATTATGTCAATTCATCACTTTCATACTTATGTAAATCAATACAGTTTGAGATTCGGAGAAGAAACTGTTGTTGTATTGACACTTTTTCGCCATGAAGACGATAATGAGCCTTGTATAATTAATAAAATCTACAAATGTCCTTGTGATTGCCCTGAAGAGATGGAAGATTGGTTTACTATGACAATTGGACCTATGCCAGATTCTTGTGAAACTGATTGCTATGTACAACATAATCTAAATATTCCAGAACACTTTGACTGTTTTCAATTCTATTATTACAGTAATCCACTTCAAGGTATCGAAGCAGGTGAAGAACCTTATTGTTTAGAAGATGAACCAATTACACAATTTGATGGTTGTATTGGTTATGGTGAAATGAGTGTTGCTGTAATCACTTTATTAAGATATCCCGGAGATCCAGATCCCTGCATTTTAGAATATTTCGTTCAATGTGATTCAAACATTGTAATTCCTGACTGGATTCCTCTACCTTGCGATACTTCTTGTGCAATTTCTTACGATTTAGATTCACTAACATATACTTCAGATATATGTCCAAATTGTATAATTCAGGTATGGTTTAGATCGCGTGTTAATTGTGAAGATGAACAGGAACTTGAAGTATTTGGCATAAGGTATTGGTCTGTTGAATGTAACTTCTGTGATGAAGAAGTATTGTTCAAAGAAGCTGTTTATCGAATTATAAAGTTAAATCCGATGGGATTTGAACCTGTATCAATTGGTTGCGATCTAACATGGAGGGTCGGAATTGGGTCATGTTGGGCTTGGATAAGTCAATTCAATTATACAATTTCGGTTGAAATCATTAGAGACCCTACAACTGGTTTTATCTCTTTTGATATCAAAATAATTCCACACGAATTTAAGATTCATAAAAAATGCGATGATACTGATTGTTGTTCAATGCTAATCGAAGTATGCAGAGATTTGAATACTGATGTTACAATTACACCAATTTGGGGTCCGGATGAGTGGCAAGAGTGCGACCCACACATGATATTTGATATTTGGGGTAGAGGATATCTTTGTTATCCCAAATGTGATTGGTTCTATGAGTGGTATCCACCGCTAATTGAACCCAAAGATGATAATTTTATAAATCATCTTAATCATTCTGTCAATCAACAAAATAATTATATTAGTAGTATAAAGGATGAAAGTGTTTTGAAAAATACAGAAGCTACAATCATAATTTATGATTTAATAGGCAGACAGGTGTTAAGCAGACAGATTACAATTACCAACAACGCAACTGAAAGTATTTTAAGTATTTCTGATTTAAATAGCGGCGTATATCGTTATGTAATAATGATTGACGGCAAAGTTGTTAAATCAGATAAGATTATCATCACAAAATAA
- a CDS encoding CapA family protein produces the protein MKFKYFFLSLFIISCIKNDKVQINADEIHDIVVIDSNIETDSLFTIIGVGDIMLGTNFPSEKHLPPKGLNLLKPMYDIIQSADVSFCNLEGAVADSGGKAKTCSDPKICYAFRQPEYLMKDLKGAGFDLISIANNHIFDFGYDIALNTAKVLDEYGFRFAGTDFKPWDTLTVKGRKIGFAAFAPNPGTISIINYDVARKIITHLDSISDIVIVSFHGGAEGKKALNVTRDYEEFYGDNRGNVYEFAHNVIDFGADVVFGHGPHVTRAIEIYKDRFIAYSLGNFCTYDRFNISGLSGIAPVIKLKVDSNGKFEEGEIISIKQIGRGEPIIDESKAALKELIRLTNEDFPENRIIFEDIIFRNKD, from the coding sequence ATGAAATTTAAATATTTCTTTTTATCACTTTTTATCATATCTTGTATTAAGAACGATAAAGTTCAGATAAATGCAGACGAAATTCATGATATTGTCGTAATAGATTCAAATATTGAAACTGACAGCTTATTTACAATTATCGGTGTTGGTGATATTATGCTCGGAACTAATTTTCCGAGTGAGAAACATCTGCCTCCAAAAGGTTTAAATCTTCTTAAACCAATGTATGACATCATACAATCTGCCGATGTTAGTTTTTGTAATCTCGAAGGTGCTGTTGCTGATTCAGGCGGTAAAGCAAAAACTTGCTCAGACCCAAAAATTTGCTATGCCTTCCGTCAACCTGAATACCTGATGAAAGACCTTAAAGGTGCCGGGTTCGATTTGATTTCAATTGCCAATAACCATATTTTCGATTTCGGATACGATATTGCATTAAATACTGCAAAAGTACTTGATGAATATGGATTTCGCTTTGCAGGTACTGATTTCAAACCTTGGGATACTTTAACAGTCAAAGGAAGGAAAATAGGGTTTGCTGCTTTTGCTCCAAATCCGGGGACAATTAGTATTATTAATTATGACGTTGCAAGAAAAATCATCACACATCTTGATAGCATCTCAGATATTGTGATTGTCAGCTTTCATGGAGGTGCAGAGGGAAAAAAGGCTCTGAATGTAACCCGAGATTATGAAGAATTCTACGGTGATAACAGAGGTAATGTCTATGAATTTGCTCATAATGTAATTGATTTTGGAGCTGACGTAGTCTTTGGGCACGGTCCACATGTTACACGTGCAATTGAAATTTATAAAGACCGGTTTATAGCATATTCGCTTGGAAATTTCTGCACTTATGACAGGTTTAATATCTCAGGATTAAGTGGAATAGCACCGGTTATTAAGCTCAAAGTTGATTCCAATGGAAAATTCGAGGAGGGCGAAATTATCTCAATTAAACAGATCGGCAGAGGTGAGCCGATAATAGATGAAAGTAAAGCAGCACTAAAGGAGCTAATAAGACTTACTAATGAAGATTTCCCGGAAAATAGAATCATTTTTGAAGATATTATTTTCAGAAACAAAGATTAA
- a CDS encoding T9SS type A sorting domain-containing protein has translation MKKLIVFILMCMLDVSLYSQQYYWMQTYPNNYSLHDISSYNETECYVLGRRLNSIVIIKSDTLGQNWKVITDSYQNDRELGIIPPFSFRISNPYKNYIFIGREKYEIIKSSDGGLTFDTIKVKPLNPDHNKDPMDYIRGLSMADTNVGIASTNIYLFITKDGWKTYETHSTLDLDIPDEFVIRYGDNFSNNVYAIDKDNFISNVLIIKQISKSEYIRTTGTVRTTDGGKTWNLATLSYLKEDNEPTNYISSFYFHDNNNGWGVGYRSNEFDSTGSKYKSVIFKTTDGGFTWQNNFEVSAGKVGAIFLQIAFRDYKRGVVVGKYGRQFYTTDGGDTWIDESRTDPNTRSSRTVQQVTFMGNLPIISTIYDGIYSAMKYHKTTDVHSEFPNDYNGLIFPNPASDYITISIPEINHRVNPMVDKVQIFDMLGLEVLSVGIGLDLSTQKIDVSHLPAGVYIIRIGNIVEKFVKM, from the coding sequence ATGAAAAAGTTGATCGTATTTATTTTAATGTGTATGTTAGACGTTAGTTTGTATTCTCAACAATACTATTGGATGCAAACATATCCTAATAATTATTCATTACACGATATATCTTCATATAATGAAACAGAATGTTATGTTTTGGGCAGAAGATTAAATAGCATTGTTATCATTAAATCGGATACACTTGGGCAGAACTGGAAAGTAATAACAGATTCTTATCAAAATGACCGGGAATTAGGTATAATTCCCCCATTTTCATTTAGAATTTCAAATCCTTACAAGAATTATATTTTTATAGGTAGAGAGAAATATGAAATCATAAAAAGTAGTGATGGTGGATTAACTTTTGATACCATTAAAGTGAAACCCTTGAATCCTGACCACAACAAAGACCCAATGGATTATATAAGAGGATTAAGTATGGCAGATACAAATGTCGGTATAGCCAGTACGAATATCTATCTTTTTATAACAAAGGATGGTTGGAAAACTTACGAAACACATTCGACTTTAGATTTAGATATACCTGATGAATTTGTTATAAGATATGGTGATAACTTTTCAAATAATGTTTATGCTATTGATAAAGATAATTTTATCTCTAATGTACTAATCATAAAGCAAATATCAAAATCTGAATATATTCGTACAACGGGTACAGTCAGAACTACTGATGGTGGTAAGACATGGAATCTTGCAACTTTATCATATTTAAAAGAAGATAATGAACCCACTAATTATATTTCTTCTTTTTATTTTCATGACAATAATAATGGTTGGGGTGTTGGTTATCGTAGCAATGAGTTTGATTCTACGGGTTCAAAATATAAATCTGTAATTTTTAAAACAACTGATGGTGGTTTTACCTGGCAAAATAATTTTGAAGTATCCGCTGGGAAGGTTGGTGCAATATTCCTTCAAATTGCATTCAGAGATTATAAGCGAGGAGTTGTAGTTGGAAAATATGGACGACAGTTTTATACAACTGATGGAGGTGATACCTGGATTGATGAGTCAAGAACCGACCCAAATACCCGTTCATCGCGTACCGTTCAGCAAGTAACCTTTATGGGTAATTTACCAATAATATCAACCATATATGACGGCATTTACTCTGCAATGAAATACCACAAAACAACAGATGTCCATTCTGAATTTCCAAATGATTATAACGGCTTGATTTTCCCCAATCCCGCAAGTGATTATATTACAATTTCTATCCCTGAAATCAACCATAGGGTTAACCCTATGGTTGATAAAGTGCAGATATTTGATATGCTTGGATTAGAGGTTTTATCTGTAGGGATAGGGCTTGACCTGTCCACACAGAAAATTGACGTATCTCATCTTCCCGCGGGAGTGTATATCATCCGTATTGGCAATATTGTGGAGAAATTTGTGAAGATGTGA
- a CDS encoding HAD family hydrolase, translating to MKLELITIDFWNTLFDSSNGIKRNAVRQHVFAGEIAKLNVTISQEEFQKAVEASWEFFNNIWMNEQRTPETYETIEYLWNFLKLPHNPDSIRELSKAFAESILDYPPQPNENVETTLKELKKSGYKIGLISDTGFTPGTILRKVIENEGLLGYFDSFSFSDETGVSKPNAKAYTKILNELRIKPELALHIGDIEKTDVKGAKSIGMKAIRFSGDNTAVLNKDNPKVTAADAEIHNWSEFMNVLNKIENN from the coding sequence ATGAAATTAGAGCTAATCACAATTGATTTTTGGAATACTTTATTTGATTCAAGCAATGGTATTAAGAGGAATGCAGTTCGTCAGCATGTCTTCGCAGGCGAAATTGCAAAACTCAATGTCACTATTTCACAAGAGGAGTTTCAGAAGGCAGTCGAGGCATCATGGGAATTTTTCAATAATATTTGGATGAATGAGCAAAGAACCCCCGAAACTTATGAAACAATTGAGTATCTATGGAATTTTCTCAAACTTCCCCATAATCCGGATTCAATCAGGGAGCTATCGAAGGCTTTTGCCGAATCAATTCTTGATTACCCTCCACAACCCAATGAAAATGTAGAAACTACCCTAAAAGAACTTAAGAAATCGGGTTATAAAATCGGGCTGATATCCGACACTGGCTTCACACCGGGCACTATACTTAGAAAAGTCATCGAAAATGAAGGGCTTCTTGGTTACTTCGATTCATTCAGCTTCAGCGATGAAACTGGAGTCTCAAAGCCGAATGCCAAAGCATATACTAAAATTCTGAATGAACTTCGTATTAAACCTGAACTTGCACTGCATATCGGCGATATAGAAAAAACTGATGTCAAAGGCGCCAAAAGCATAGGAATGAAGGCAATCCGATTCAGTGGCGATAATACAGCTGTACTGAATAAGGACAATCCCAAAGTTACTGCGGCAGATGCTGAAATTCATAACTGGTCTGAGTTTATGAATGTTTTAAACAAAATTGAAAATAATTAA
- a CDS encoding heme-binding domain-containing protein, with translation MKINKLAIITISVVLILIILQLIIVKHDNPEIKTVPDWDSDYTKETFYAICADCHSNETRWQWYSHIPPFSLIIHRDVNEGRKHFNISEYVREDGIKSAYEFNKGEMPLWIYTIIHSHPALSEPEKTKFFSGLEATFGKYEKSKIDKNIYNHPED, from the coding sequence ATGAAAATCAACAAATTAGCAATTATAACAATTTCAGTAGTTTTGATTTTGATTATATTACAACTTATAATTGTAAAACATGATAATCCTGAAATCAAAACCGTACCTGATTGGGATTCAGATTATACAAAAGAAACCTTTTATGCCATTTGTGCTGATTGCCACAGCAACGAAACTCGCTGGCAGTGGTACTCTCATATTCCGCCATTTTCTCTAATTATTCATCGTGATGTGAATGAAGGTAGAAAACATTTCAACATTTCCGAGTATGTCCGCGAAGATGGAATAAAATCCGCTTATGAATTTAATAAAGGCGAAATGCCACTATGGATTTATACTATAATTCATTCACATCCTGCTCTCAGTGAGCCCGAAAAAACTAAGTTTTTTAGCGGTTTAGAAGCAACTTTCGGCAAATATGAAAAAAGTAAAATTGATAAAAATATTTACAATCATCCTGAAGATTAG